A stretch of the Tardiphaga sp. 709 genome encodes the following:
- a CDS encoding ABC transporter substrate-binding protein encodes MRKTMALDRRSVLVFAAILALPRLAVAQVAPERRRVSFLLSTAYDEPMTVARLAAMKARLGELGWVDGRVIEYEALSCLNDPVQRKAMAKQIVARTPDLIITGGVLDAQAILSETQTIPLVFSTAADPVSSGFVQSLVRPGGNATGFTTSHPSMGSKWLEILLELAPRVKRVGVIFNPLSAPRNGDYYLDPLREMASSFGVDIIPLPISDPDNISAQITRLGGAPAGGLVVTPDAFTVLNRKAIVSAVAANAVPAVYSYHFFMTEGGLVSYGFKYESAASERSELVEAMVEYIDLILRGAKPAELPVRSPRTYQLIINLKTARSLNLTVPPVLLARADKIIE; translated from the coding sequence ATGCGGAAGACTATGGCGCTCGATCGACGAAGTGTTCTTGTGTTTGCTGCGATCTTGGCCCTTCCGCGCCTGGCCGTCGCGCAGGTGGCGCCCGAGCGGCGGCGCGTCTCATTCCTGCTGAGCACCGCCTATGACGAGCCTATGACCGTTGCACGCCTGGCAGCGATGAAGGCCCGACTTGGCGAGCTTGGATGGGTCGATGGGCGTGTGATCGAGTATGAAGCGCTGTCGTGTCTGAACGATCCGGTCCAACGCAAGGCGATGGCCAAGCAGATCGTGGCACGGACACCGGATCTGATCATCACGGGTGGCGTGCTCGATGCGCAGGCCATTCTGAGCGAGACCCAGACCATTCCGCTCGTCTTCTCAACGGCAGCGGATCCGGTCAGCAGCGGATTTGTGCAGAGCCTGGTGCGCCCGGGGGGGAATGCCACGGGCTTCACGACCAGCCATCCATCGATGGGGAGCAAATGGCTGGAAATTCTTCTGGAGCTTGCGCCTCGCGTCAAGCGCGTCGGTGTGATCTTCAATCCGCTCTCCGCGCCGCGCAATGGCGACTACTATCTCGATCCGTTGAGGGAGATGGCGTCATCTTTCGGCGTTGACATCATCCCGCTTCCGATTTCGGACCCAGACAACATATCCGCGCAGATTACCCGACTTGGCGGTGCGCCGGCTGGCGGGCTTGTCGTGACGCCGGATGCGTTCACCGTCCTCAACCGCAAGGCGATCGTATCCGCTGTCGCGGCAAATGCGGTCCCGGCGGTCTATTCCTATCACTTCTTCATGACCGAAGGTGGCCTGGTCTCCTACGGGTTCAAGTATGAATCGGCGGCGTCGGAGCGCTCGGAGCTGGTGGAGGCGATGGTCGAATATATCGACCTGATCTTGCGCGGCGCCAAGCCCGCGGAGCTGCCAGTGCGATCGCCGCGCACCTATCAGCTGATCATCAATCTCAAGACCGCGAGGTCACTGAACCTGACGGTGCCGCCGGTGCTGCTGGCCCGCGCCGACAAGATCATAGAATGA
- a CDS encoding hybrid sensor histidine kinase/response regulator has product MSVIGADRDARPPVRGGLFRKYLVSFLVVVSAALIANNVIDAIFSYREQQRLLIAVQREQASAAADKIDQFLKEIERQLVWLSQLSLQMLPPEEMRITGIRLLRLTPAISEIAQLDPQGREQLRVSRYVRDMVRSNTDLSQSPAFVDAKARGIYYGPIFFFRETEPYITVAVSGADGGVIIADVNLRFMWDLVSQIKVGNEGNAFVVDTRGRLIAHPDLRLVLKNTDLSGLSQVASALAGSAGSDADSVVTDLAGKRVLSVHTSIAPVGWKVLVELPTHEAYASLYASMLNSALLLLVSLFCAFIAALLLSRRMADPIRALTEGAERIGSGDLDQKLVIRTGDELQTLGEQFNRMAERLRESYLTLEGRVVARTTELAQARDQAIEERAEAHHARQAAELANETKSRFLAVVSHELRTPLNGVIGVLQLLDNSRLDERQIRLLTAAKVSGDTLLALIESILDYARLEAGADKLEFRSFRLDQLIEADLDLLREEAEAKGLTLSLSMRGDVAADVAGDPIKLNRLVLNLLGNAVKFTAQGSVQVDLAFDTLDAPGMLHLSVTDTGIGIAPDIQERIFEDFVQADSDIERRFGGTGLGLAISRRLARLMAGNLSVRSELGKGSTFTLSIPLDRAQLVPAVVETRPPATKLSVLLVDDDPVNRDVGHALLVRLGHEPVVASSGAMALELVRSGAFDVVLMDVHMPEMDGIATARLIRKLQLDRSPRIIALTADLSDRTQGRLTANGIRARVGKPITLQALQSALQAGVDDLPGAPVGASELTAGSLIDDDFFNDQEELLGVPRLRGLRTIFLDTCLPLTRSMVEAASMGDRHHMQRLAHRIGSAASALGLERLFFQCNGIEADAARLPADALEAVAVQLEATCRESIAALNERLRESEQA; this is encoded by the coding sequence ATGAGTGTGATCGGCGCCGATCGCGATGCACGACCGCCGGTGCGCGGCGGTCTGTTCCGCAAGTACCTCGTGTCCTTTCTGGTGGTCGTTTCGGCGGCGCTGATCGCCAATAATGTGATCGACGCGATATTCTCCTATCGCGAGCAGCAGCGCCTGCTGATCGCTGTGCAGCGCGAGCAGGCCAGCGCCGCGGCGGACAAGATCGATCAGTTCCTCAAGGAGATCGAGCGGCAGCTCGTCTGGTTATCCCAGCTCTCGCTGCAGATGCTTCCGCCGGAGGAAATGCGCATAACCGGCATTCGCCTGCTGCGCCTGACGCCGGCGATCTCCGAAATCGCCCAACTCGATCCGCAAGGTCGCGAGCAATTGCGCGTGTCGCGCTATGTGCGTGACATGGTCCGCAGCAATACGGACCTTTCGCAGTCTCCCGCATTCGTCGATGCGAAGGCACGCGGCATCTATTACGGGCCGATCTTCTTCTTCCGCGAGACCGAGCCGTATATCACGGTTGCCGTGAGCGGCGCGGATGGCGGCGTGATCATCGCCGATGTCAATCTGCGCTTCATGTGGGATCTCGTCTCGCAGATCAAGGTCGGCAATGAGGGCAATGCCTTCGTCGTCGATACGAGGGGGCGTCTGATTGCCCATCCCGATCTCCGCCTCGTGCTCAAGAACACCGACCTGTCGGGGCTTTCGCAGGTTGCGTCCGCGCTCGCGGGAAGCGCAGGCAGCGATGCGGATTCCGTCGTCACCGATCTGGCGGGAAAACGCGTTCTTTCGGTTCACACATCCATCGCGCCGGTCGGCTGGAAGGTGCTCGTTGAACTGCCAACTCACGAAGCCTATGCGTCGCTCTACGCGTCGATGCTCAATTCGGCGCTGCTGCTGCTTGTCTCGCTGTTCTGTGCGTTTATCGCGGCGCTGTTGCTCAGCCGTCGTATGGCCGATCCGATCCGTGCGTTGACGGAAGGTGCAGAACGCATCGGAAGCGGCGATCTCGATCAGAAACTCGTCATTCGGACGGGCGATGAACTGCAGACTTTGGGTGAGCAGTTCAACCGGATGGCAGAGCGCCTGCGGGAGTCATATCTGACCCTTGAAGGACGGGTTGTGGCGCGGACGACCGAGCTCGCGCAGGCGCGCGATCAAGCGATCGAGGAACGGGCAGAAGCGCATCACGCGCGACAGGCGGCCGAACTGGCCAATGAAACCAAGTCGCGCTTCCTCGCGGTCGTCAGTCATGAACTGCGGACTCCACTCAACGGCGTGATAGGCGTGCTGCAATTGCTCGATAATAGCCGCCTGGACGAGCGTCAGATCCGCTTGCTCACGGCCGCCAAGGTCTCGGGCGATACCCTGCTCGCACTGATCGAATCGATTCTCGACTATGCCCGCCTCGAAGCAGGCGCCGACAAGCTCGAATTCCGCAGTTTTCGCCTGGATCAACTGATCGAAGCAGATCTGGATCTGTTGAGGGAGGAGGCGGAGGCGAAGGGATTGACGTTGAGCCTGTCGATGCGAGGCGATGTGGCCGCGGATGTCGCCGGCGACCCGATCAAGCTGAATCGATTGGTGCTCAATTTACTCGGCAACGCTGTCAAATTCACCGCGCAAGGTAGCGTCCAGGTCGATCTCGCATTCGATACACTGGATGCTCCCGGCATGCTCCATCTGTCGGTTACGGATACGGGTATCGGAATCGCGCCGGATATTCAGGAGCGCATCTTCGAAGACTTCGTGCAGGCTGACAGCGATATCGAGCGTCGGTTCGGCGGGACGGGGCTTGGCCTCGCCATTTCCCGCCGGTTGGCGCGGCTGATGGCCGGCAATCTCTCGGTCCGCAGCGAACTCGGCAAGGGAAGCACGTTTACTCTGTCCATTCCTCTCGATCGGGCGCAACTGGTGCCGGCCGTTGTCGAGACGAGACCTCCGGCGACGAAGCTGTCCGTGCTGCTCGTCGATGACGATCCGGTCAATCGCGACGTGGGGCATGCCCTCCTTGTTCGTCTCGGTCACGAGCCAGTCGTAGCATCGAGTGGGGCCATGGCTCTGGAGCTCGTTCGCTCAGGTGCCTTCGACGTCGTACTCATGGATGTGCATATGCCGGAGATGGACGGCATTGCCACGGCCAGGCTCATTCGGAAACTGCAGCTTGATCGATCGCCACGGATTATCGCACTGACAGCCGACTTGTCGGATCGCACACAGGGACGGCTCACTGCCAATGGCATCCGCGCGCGCGTCGGCAAGCCGATCACGCTACAGGCGCTGCAATCAGCCTTGCAGGCGGGTGTCGACGATCTGCCAGGCGCCCCGGTTGGTGCGTCCGAGCTAACCGCTGGTTCTCTCATCGATGACGATTTCTTTAACGATCAGGAAGAACTGCTAGGGGTGCCCCGGTTGCGTGGTCTGCGCACCATCTTCCTTGACACCTGCCTTCCGCTGACGCGGAGCATGGTGGAAGCGGCCAGCATGGGGGATCGGCATCACATGCAACGCCTGGCGCATCGGATCGGCAGTGCGGCCAGTGCGCTCGGTCTCGAACGTCTGTTCTTCCAATGCAACGGGATCGAGGCTGATGCGGCGCGATTGCCGGCAGATGCGCTTGAAGCTGTTGCCGTCCAGCTGGAGGCAACCTGCCGTGAATCTATCGCTGCGCTCAATGAACGTTTGCGAGAGTCCGAACAGGCCTAG
- a CDS encoding cysteine hydrolase family protein → MTRTLLVIDVQNEYFAGGLLPLWKPDEIEARIVSAIARARASGDNVVLVRHVSKADAGLFAAGGSGSAIRPAILAAAADAPIVTKQFADAFQETELSSHLAQTDELLICGMMTQNCVVFTALSRAADDLSVRVIGELCSAPTETVHNIALNALGSKGLIASVTDLWSS, encoded by the coding sequence ATGACCCGCACGCTTCTCGTGATCGACGTCCAGAACGAATATTTTGCCGGTGGCCTCCTTCCACTATGGAAGCCCGATGAAATCGAGGCCCGCATCGTGTCCGCCATCGCGCGGGCAAGAGCTTCAGGGGACAACGTTGTCCTCGTCCGACACGTGTCGAAGGCTGACGCCGGTCTGTTCGCGGCAGGCGGTTCAGGCAGTGCCATCCGACCAGCGATTCTTGCTGCCGCAGCCGATGCTCCGATCGTCACCAAACAGTTCGCCGACGCTTTCCAGGAGACGGAACTATCGTCTCATTTGGCTCAAACCGACGAGCTGCTGATCTGCGGAATGATGACGCAGAACTGTGTCGTCTTCACTGCCTTGTCGCGCGCGGCCGACGACCTGTCCGTCCGGGTCATCGGTGAACTCTGCAGTGCTCCGACTGAGACAGTTCACAATATCGCGTTAAATGCTCTGGGATCGAAGGGGCTTATCGCCAGCGTAACGGACCTATGGAGTTCCTGA
- a CDS encoding GlxA family transcriptional regulator, which produces MRIAVLAYDHISPFMLSTPLAVFGEPFLASGHRIDVCSNEPRLKTTGGLTIEAGYPLKAAREADVVILPGWRNVDEPLSSDIIAEVQMAGERGAIVVGLCLGAFGLAEAGLLHGRRATTHWAQAKTFALRYPTVDVDAGALFIDEGQILTSAGIASGLDCCLHLLARVSGLGEANRVARHLVLAPQRSGQQPQVLERPALGSSSDRRVTEILEGLRADPTRTPSLDELAERAGMSRRSLSRHIRSRTGGSLGQWLKQVRLSRAQEMLTSGVHGIEDVALRSGFPDAHALRAAFRAELGLTPTQWMARQKVG; this is translated from the coding sequence ATGCGAATCGCCGTCCTCGCCTACGATCACATCAGTCCTTTCATGCTGTCCACGCCGCTCGCGGTGTTCGGCGAACCGTTTCTGGCCAGCGGTCATCGGATCGACGTCTGCTCAAACGAGCCTCGTTTAAAGACGACAGGCGGGTTGACGATCGAAGCGGGCTATCCGTTGAAGGCGGCCCGCGAGGCCGACGTCGTGATCCTGCCGGGCTGGCGGAACGTCGACGAACCGCTGTCGTCGGATATCATCGCGGAAGTGCAAATGGCAGGCGAACGCGGGGCGATCGTCGTCGGTCTTTGCCTTGGTGCCTTTGGTCTCGCCGAAGCCGGCTTGCTCCATGGACGTCGTGCGACGACGCACTGGGCTCAAGCGAAGACGTTCGCGCTACGTTATCCCACGGTCGATGTCGATGCCGGCGCACTCTTTATCGACGAAGGGCAAATATTGACTTCGGCGGGCATCGCGTCCGGGCTGGACTGCTGTCTGCATCTGCTCGCCCGCGTGTCCGGGCTGGGCGAAGCCAACCGCGTTGCCCGTCACCTCGTCCTTGCGCCGCAACGCTCGGGCCAGCAACCGCAGGTGCTTGAGCGCCCGGCGCTCGGATCGTCCTCCGATCGGCGTGTCACCGAGATTCTGGAAGGACTGCGCGCAGATCCAACCCGGACACCGTCGCTCGACGAACTGGCGGAGCGTGCCGGCATGAGCCGCCGAAGCCTGTCGCGTCATATCCGCTCGCGGACCGGCGGCAGCCTCGGACAATGGCTGAAGCAGGTGCGTCTGTCGCGCGCCCAAGAAATGCTGACATCCGGCGTGCATGGCATCGAGGATGTCGCCCTTCGCAGCGGATTTCCAGATGCACACGCATTGCGGGCAGCATTTCGTGCCGAGCTCGGGCTTACGCCGACGCAATGGATGGCGCGGCAGAAAGTCGGCTGA